From Candidatus Campbellbacteria bacterium:
GTTTTTAAAGACCTAAGAAAGTATTTCTTTTAAAACTTCTACGGTTTTTTCCACTTCTTTCTTTCTCTGTATTGAATCCAAATGAAAACCTCACGGAGCTCTCCGCACATTCTTCCTTTATAACGCGCAATACTTCTGACTCATTACCCTTTCTGCTTCGACAGGCACTTCCTCTGGAAACAAAAATTCCCTTAGCATCGAGAGATAAGACAAGCCATTCTGCATCAGCTCCTTTGAAGCACACATTTACAATGTGCGGAGTCATATTGTCTGTATTTCCGTTTATGCTCGCTTGGCTGATCTCTTTTGTTAATTCTTCGACAAAAAAATCGTGAGATCTCACCCAGGCGCTCGCTCTCTTCTTCTACTTTTTCTTGCGCGATTGAAAGCGCTATCCGCAAGCTCTCGATCGCCAGTATATTCTCAGTGCCGGGACGGAGTCCTTCTTCTTGGCCTCCTCCATATAGCAACGGATGTATTTCAACGCCCTCTTTAACAAAAAGTAAGCCTGAACCCTTTAATCCTCCTACTTTTGATCCGTCCAAAACCAATAGATCAACACCCAATTTCTGCACATTAAGATCAAAACAGGTTGCCGCCTGCGTTACGTCCAAAAGAAAATATGGATACTTTTCTCCTGTTTCGTGTCGTCTGAAATGTCGCAACGATCTAACAAGTTCTTCTACCGGTAAAATATTTCCGATCTCGCTGTTGACGTATGAAAACACAGCTAGACAAGTCTCCTTTCTTAGAGAGTCTTTAAATTCTTTATTATCAATTACTCCTTTTTCATTTGGGGTG
This genomic window contains:
- a CDS encoding aminotransferase class V-fold PLP-dependent enzyme, which gives rise to MNIAIQGTVKKAKELFETPHVVTSSIEHPAILETLRALEIEGVEVTYLTPNEKGVIDNKEFKDSLRKETCLAVFSYVNSEIGNILPVEELVRSLRHFRRHETGEKYPYFLLDVTQAATCFDLNVQKLGVDLLVLDGSKVGGLKGSGLLFVKEGVEIHPLLYGGGQEEGLRPGTENILAIESLRIALSIAQEKVEEESERLGEISRFFCRRINKRDQPSEHKRKYRQYDSAHCKCVLQRS